A stretch of the Gossypium hirsutum isolate 1008001.06 chromosome D07, Gossypium_hirsutum_v2.1, whole genome shotgun sequence genome encodes the following:
- the LOC107954723 gene encoding mediator of RNA polymerase II transcription subunit 19a isoform X4 codes for MDAGGNKFGGGPRELSGVVDLISRYKLLPHHDFFCKRPLPLSIADTHYLHNVAGDTEIRKGEGMQLDQLNQNTSHNRDTNARIQPFDFDILKEAFQLRETTPVELPPTEKGMPTIAGKSKGEVKDKERKHKKHKDRDKEKDKERKKHKHCHKDKDRSKDKDKEKKKDRNGHHGSGADHLKKHHEKKRKHDGDEVRNDINRHKKK; via the exons ATGGATGCTGGAGGCAATAAATTTGGAGGAG GACCAAGGGAACTTAGTGGTGTTGTCGATCTTATAAGTCGATATAAGTTGTTGCCTCACCATGACTTCTTCTGCAAGAGACCTCTTCCTTTGTCCATTGCAGACACACATTATCTTCATAATGTGGCGGGAGATACTGAAATTAGAAAAGGAGAAGGGATGCAATTGGACCAGCTTAATCAGAATACATCTCATAACAGAGATACTAATGCCCGCATACAACCTTTTGACTTTGATATTCTTAAAGAGGCTTTTCAGCTGAGAGAAACCACTCCTGTTGAATTGCCACCG ACTGAAAAAGGGATGCCTACTATTGCTGGGAAATCAAAGGGTGAGGTTAAAGATAAAGAGAGGAAGCATAAAAAGCACAAAGATAGAGATAAGGAGAAGGATAAAGAGCGTAAGAAGCACAAGCACTGTCATAAAGATAAAGATCGAAGTAAAGATAAAGACAAGGAAAAGAAGAAGGATAGAAATGGGCATCATGGTTCTGGTGCTGATCACTTAAAAAAGCACCATGAAAAG AAAAGGAAGCATGATGGAGATGAAGTTCGTAATGACATTAACAGACACAAAAAAA AGTAA
- the LOC107954723 gene encoding mediator of RNA polymerase II transcription subunit 19a isoform X5: MDAGGNKFGGDTHYLHNVAGDTEIRKGEGMQLDQLNQNTSHNRDTNARIQPFDFDILKEAFQLRETTPVELPPTEKGMPTIAGKSKGEVKDKERKHKKHKDRDKEKDKERKKHKHCHKDKDRSKDKDKEKKKDRNGHHGSGADHLKKHHEKKRKHDGDEVRNDINRHKKSKKMGVGRAFGWHERFSC, from the exons ATGGATGCTGGAGGCAATAAATTTGGAGGAG ACACACATTATCTTCATAATGTGGCGGGAGATACTGAAATTAGAAAAGGAGAAGGGATGCAATTGGACCAGCTTAATCAGAATACATCTCATAACAGAGATACTAATGCCCGCATACAACCTTTTGACTTTGATATTCTTAAAGAGGCTTTTCAGCTGAGAGAAACCACTCCTGTTGAATTGCCACCG ACTGAAAAAGGGATGCCTACTATTGCTGGGAAATCAAAGGGTGAGGTTAAAGATAAAGAGAGGAAGCATAAAAAGCACAAAGATAGAGATAAGGAGAAGGATAAAGAGCGTAAGAAGCACAAGCACTGTCATAAAGATAAAGATCGAAGTAAAGATAAAGACAAGGAAAAGAAGAAGGATAGAAATGGGCATCATGGTTCTGGTGCTGATCACTTAAAAAAGCACCATGAAAAG AAAAGGAAGCATGATGGAGATGAAGTTCGTAATGACATTAACAGACACAAAAAAAGTAAG AAAATGGGGGTGGGAAGGGCATTTGGATGGCATGAAAGGTTTTCATGCTAG
- the LOC107954723 gene encoding mediator of RNA polymerase II transcription subunit 19a isoform X2: protein MDAGGNKFGGGPRELSGVVDLISRYKLLPHHDFFCKRPLPLSIADTHYLHNVAGDTEIRKGEGMQLDQLNQNTSHNRDTNARIQPFDFDILKEAFQLRETTPVELPPTEKGMPTIAGKSKGEVKDKERKHKKHKDRDKEKDKERKKHKHCHKDKDRSKDKDKEKKKDRNGHHGSGADHLKKHHEKKRKHDGDEVRNDINRHKKKNGGGKGIWMA from the exons ATGGATGCTGGAGGCAATAAATTTGGAGGAG GACCAAGGGAACTTAGTGGTGTTGTCGATCTTATAAGTCGATATAAGTTGTTGCCTCACCATGACTTCTTCTGCAAGAGACCTCTTCCTTTGTCCATTGCAGACACACATTATCTTCATAATGTGGCGGGAGATACTGAAATTAGAAAAGGAGAAGGGATGCAATTGGACCAGCTTAATCAGAATACATCTCATAACAGAGATACTAATGCCCGCATACAACCTTTTGACTTTGATATTCTTAAAGAGGCTTTTCAGCTGAGAGAAACCACTCCTGTTGAATTGCCACCG ACTGAAAAAGGGATGCCTACTATTGCTGGGAAATCAAAGGGTGAGGTTAAAGATAAAGAGAGGAAGCATAAAAAGCACAAAGATAGAGATAAGGAGAAGGATAAAGAGCGTAAGAAGCACAAGCACTGTCATAAAGATAAAGATCGAAGTAAAGATAAAGACAAGGAAAAGAAGAAGGATAGAAATGGGCATCATGGTTCTGGTGCTGATCACTTAAAAAAGCACCATGAAAAG AAAAGGAAGCATGATGGAGATGAAGTTCGTAATGACATTAACAGACACAAAAAAA AAAATGGGGGTGGGAAGGGCATTTGGATGGCATGA
- the LOC107954723 gene encoding mediator of RNA polymerase II transcription subunit 19a isoform X7 translates to MDAGGNKFGGDTHYLHNVAGDTEIRKGEGMQLDQLNQNTSHNRDTNARIQPFDFDILKEAFQLRETTPVELPPTEKGMPTIAGKSKGEVKDKERKHKKHKDRDKEKDKERKKHKHCHKDKDRSKDKDKEKKKDRNGHHGSGADHLKKHHEKKRKHDGDEVRNDINRHKKK, encoded by the exons ATGGATGCTGGAGGCAATAAATTTGGAGGAG ACACACATTATCTTCATAATGTGGCGGGAGATACTGAAATTAGAAAAGGAGAAGGGATGCAATTGGACCAGCTTAATCAGAATACATCTCATAACAGAGATACTAATGCCCGCATACAACCTTTTGACTTTGATATTCTTAAAGAGGCTTTTCAGCTGAGAGAAACCACTCCTGTTGAATTGCCACCG ACTGAAAAAGGGATGCCTACTATTGCTGGGAAATCAAAGGGTGAGGTTAAAGATAAAGAGAGGAAGCATAAAAAGCACAAAGATAGAGATAAGGAGAAGGATAAAGAGCGTAAGAAGCACAAGCACTGTCATAAAGATAAAGATCGAAGTAAAGATAAAGACAAGGAAAAGAAGAAGGATAGAAATGGGCATCATGGTTCTGGTGCTGATCACTTAAAAAAGCACCATGAAAAG AAAAGGAAGCATGATGGAGATGAAGTTCGTAATGACATTAACAGACACAAAAAAA AGTAA
- the LOC107954723 gene encoding mediator of RNA polymerase II transcription subunit 19a isoform X1, with product MDAGGNKFGGGPRELSGVVDLISRYKLLPHHDFFCKRPLPLSIADTHYLHNVAGDTEIRKGEGMQLDQLNQNTSHNRDTNARIQPFDFDILKEAFQLRETTPVELPPTEKGMPTIAGKSKGEVKDKERKHKKHKDRDKEKDKERKKHKHCHKDKDRSKDKDKEKKKDRNGHHGSGADHLKKHHEKKRKHDGDEVRNDINRHKKSKKMGVGRAFGWHERFSC from the exons ATGGATGCTGGAGGCAATAAATTTGGAGGAG GACCAAGGGAACTTAGTGGTGTTGTCGATCTTATAAGTCGATATAAGTTGTTGCCTCACCATGACTTCTTCTGCAAGAGACCTCTTCCTTTGTCCATTGCAGACACACATTATCTTCATAATGTGGCGGGAGATACTGAAATTAGAAAAGGAGAAGGGATGCAATTGGACCAGCTTAATCAGAATACATCTCATAACAGAGATACTAATGCCCGCATACAACCTTTTGACTTTGATATTCTTAAAGAGGCTTTTCAGCTGAGAGAAACCACTCCTGTTGAATTGCCACCG ACTGAAAAAGGGATGCCTACTATTGCTGGGAAATCAAAGGGTGAGGTTAAAGATAAAGAGAGGAAGCATAAAAAGCACAAAGATAGAGATAAGGAGAAGGATAAAGAGCGTAAGAAGCACAAGCACTGTCATAAAGATAAAGATCGAAGTAAAGATAAAGACAAGGAAAAGAAGAAGGATAGAAATGGGCATCATGGTTCTGGTGCTGATCACTTAAAAAAGCACCATGAAAAG AAAAGGAAGCATGATGGAGATGAAGTTCGTAATGACATTAACAGACACAAAAAAAGTAAG AAAATGGGGGTGGGAAGGGCATTTGGATGGCATGAAAGGTTTTCATGCTAG
- the LOC107954723 gene encoding mediator of RNA polymerase II transcription subunit 19a isoform X6 → MDAGGNKFGGDTHYLHNVAGDTEIRKGEGMQLDQLNQNTSHNRDTNARIQPFDFDILKEAFQLRETTPVELPPTEKGMPTIAGKSKGEVKDKERKHKKHKDRDKEKDKERKKHKHCHKDKDRSKDKDKEKKKDRNGHHGSGADHLKKHHEKKRKHDGDEVRNDINRHKKSKSKLVN, encoded by the exons ATGGATGCTGGAGGCAATAAATTTGGAGGAG ACACACATTATCTTCATAATGTGGCGGGAGATACTGAAATTAGAAAAGGAGAAGGGATGCAATTGGACCAGCTTAATCAGAATACATCTCATAACAGAGATACTAATGCCCGCATACAACCTTTTGACTTTGATATTCTTAAAGAGGCTTTTCAGCTGAGAGAAACCACTCCTGTTGAATTGCCACCG ACTGAAAAAGGGATGCCTACTATTGCTGGGAAATCAAAGGGTGAGGTTAAAGATAAAGAGAGGAAGCATAAAAAGCACAAAGATAGAGATAAGGAGAAGGATAAAGAGCGTAAGAAGCACAAGCACTGTCATAAAGATAAAGATCGAAGTAAAGATAAAGACAAGGAAAAGAAGAAGGATAGAAATGGGCATCATGGTTCTGGTGCTGATCACTTAAAAAAGCACCATGAAAAG AAAAGGAAGCATGATGGAGATGAAGTTCGTAATGACATTAACAGACACAAAAAAAGTAAG AGTAAGCTTGTAAATTGA
- the LOC107954723 gene encoding mediator of RNA polymerase II transcription subunit 19a isoform X3 — translation MDAGGNKFGGGPRELSGVVDLISRYKLLPHHDFFCKRPLPLSIADTHYLHNVAGDTEIRKGEGMQLDQLNQNTSHNRDTNARIQPFDFDILKEAFQLRETTPVELPPTEKGMPTIAGKSKGEVKDKERKHKKHKDRDKEKDKERKKHKHCHKDKDRSKDKDKEKKKDRNGHHGSGADHLKKHHEKKRKHDGDEVRNDINRHKKSKSKLVN, via the exons ATGGATGCTGGAGGCAATAAATTTGGAGGAG GACCAAGGGAACTTAGTGGTGTTGTCGATCTTATAAGTCGATATAAGTTGTTGCCTCACCATGACTTCTTCTGCAAGAGACCTCTTCCTTTGTCCATTGCAGACACACATTATCTTCATAATGTGGCGGGAGATACTGAAATTAGAAAAGGAGAAGGGATGCAATTGGACCAGCTTAATCAGAATACATCTCATAACAGAGATACTAATGCCCGCATACAACCTTTTGACTTTGATATTCTTAAAGAGGCTTTTCAGCTGAGAGAAACCACTCCTGTTGAATTGCCACCG ACTGAAAAAGGGATGCCTACTATTGCTGGGAAATCAAAGGGTGAGGTTAAAGATAAAGAGAGGAAGCATAAAAAGCACAAAGATAGAGATAAGGAGAAGGATAAAGAGCGTAAGAAGCACAAGCACTGTCATAAAGATAAAGATCGAAGTAAAGATAAAGACAAGGAAAAGAAGAAGGATAGAAATGGGCATCATGGTTCTGGTGCTGATCACTTAAAAAAGCACCATGAAAAG AAAAGGAAGCATGATGGAGATGAAGTTCGTAATGACATTAACAGACACAAAAAAAGTAAG AGTAAGCTTGTAAATTGA